In Bythopirellula goksoeyrii, a single window of DNA contains:
- a CDS encoding PEP-CTERM sorting domain-containing protein, whose amino-acid sequence MFSKQIGCALSAFVIAMSSVSAHGPQLQITADGGKIVPRSILNDHYEPLTTPKSVYVMEVLDYRGVWYTRPETVLNPPEHPTAPGQPKYYSGPGIAYGIDQTFAVGSTLAVNFVTGLQSWNGADFVDAGSTELQYYRGGSIGAAGQLISPSASIQTSDGSPSPLLSFTPIADGYTSEAHATARLRLLGDGTTTPEGVGPQAGTLASEPADGVYLASLVLSSDESGLADSDPFTFVMHKGVPWSEVSAAVSSLGVPNSAVQVLGVPEPSSLLMASLGLLSFVVRRRSLA is encoded by the coding sequence ATGTTTTCTAAACAAATAGGCTGCGCGCTGAGCGCATTTGTGATTGCGATGAGCTCTGTCTCTGCGCACGGTCCCCAGCTACAAATAACCGCCGACGGTGGCAAAATTGTTCCCCGCAGCATTCTTAATGACCACTATGAACCACTCACGACGCCGAAATCGGTGTATGTGATGGAAGTGTTGGACTATCGTGGGGTTTGGTACACACGCCCCGAGACGGTACTCAATCCACCGGAACATCCCACAGCACCGGGGCAGCCAAAGTATTACTCGGGTCCTGGCATTGCTTACGGCATTGATCAGACATTCGCCGTGGGCAGCACGTTGGCAGTTAACTTTGTCACGGGTCTGCAATCATGGAATGGCGCTGACTTCGTGGATGCTGGTTCGACTGAGTTGCAATATTACCGAGGAGGATCGATTGGTGCCGCGGGCCAGCTGATCAGTCCGTCGGCGTCGATCCAGACCAGCGATGGCAGCCCTTCCCCGCTGTTGAGTTTTACTCCCATAGCCGATGGTTACACGAGCGAGGCCCATGCGACGGCTCGCCTGCGTCTTCTGGGCGATGGCACGACCACCCCTGAGGGTGTCGGTCCGCAAGCCGGCACACTTGCTAGTGAACCCGCAGACGGTGTGTACTTGGCTAGTCTCGTACTCTCGAGCGATGAATCGGGTTTGGCCGATTCTGATCCGTTCACTTTTGTGATGCACAAAGGTGTGCCTTGGTCGGAGGTTTCTGCGGCCGTGAGTTCGCTGGGCGTTCCCAACTCGGCGGTCCAAGTGCTGGGGGTTCCCGAACCATCCTCGCTATTGATGGCTTCGCTTGGTTTGCTGAGCTTCGTCGTTCGGCGGAGAAGCTTAGCATGA
- a CDS encoding ABC transporter ATP-binding protein gives MLSLELVRKSYREPDGEELSILDIPTFSVAKGEQVVLRGRSGCGKTTLLNCIAGLTTVDSGRISINGTDIVRLQEVGRDRFRAKYIGFVFQTFNLLPAFTALENVQLGMSFTGQRSDAARAEKLLQDVGLGHRLTHKPAALSVGEQQRVAVARALANQPALLLADEPTANVDPGHQQQIIDLLREACNREQVAMLLVTHSPEVADQFERVEVLEEINRAVSAA, from the coding sequence ATGCTTTCACTTGAACTCGTTCGTAAGTCCTATCGTGAACCCGATGGGGAAGAGCTATCGATCTTGGATATTCCCACGTTCTCAGTGGCCAAGGGAGAGCAAGTCGTACTCCGCGGCCGCAGTGGCTGTGGTAAGACGACGCTCTTGAACTGCATTGCCGGGCTGACGACGGTCGATTCGGGGCGAATCAGTATCAATGGCACAGACATCGTCCGCCTTCAAGAAGTGGGCCGCGACCGGTTTCGTGCGAAGTACATTGGCTTCGTATTTCAGACATTTAATCTGTTGCCTGCCTTCACAGCACTCGAAAACGTGCAATTAGGAATGTCGTTCACCGGTCAAAGATCAGATGCTGCCCGAGCCGAGAAACTATTGCAAGATGTGGGGCTGGGACACCGATTAACCCACAAACCGGCGGCATTATCGGTGGGCGAGCAGCAACGGGTCGCCGTAGCCAGGGCACTTGCGAATCAACCGGCTCTGTTGCTTGCCGACGAACCGACGGCCAACGTCGACCCCGGGCACCAGCAGCAGATCATCGACCTTTTGCGAGAGGCATGCAACCGAGAGCAGGTGGCAATGCTCCTAGTGACTCATAGTCCCGAAGTGGCCGATCAGTTCGAGCGGGTCGAGGTCTTGGAAGAAATCAATCGAGCGGTGAGTGCAGCATGA
- a CDS encoding DUF3299 domain-containing protein, which produces MASTSEKASNASGEPRETSFDDLKFEMEKTDAFKRSMLTPKIEDLFGSKIHIRGYMFPTLKRQGLTGFVLVRDNLECCFGPGAALYDCVWVKMRKGETAEFSIRPIAVEGVLRFEEFADMDGTTRAIYLLEQGSVD; this is translated from the coding sequence GTGGCAAGTACCTCGGAGAAGGCGTCAAACGCATCGGGCGAACCTCGCGAGACCTCCTTCGATGATTTGAAGTTCGAGATGGAGAAAACCGACGCGTTCAAGCGGTCGATGCTCACTCCCAAGATCGAAGACCTTTTCGGCAGCAAAATCCATATTCGCGGCTACATGTTTCCAACGCTCAAACGCCAGGGTCTCACGGGGTTTGTGCTCGTGCGCGATAATCTTGAGTGCTGTTTTGGCCCGGGGGCCGCGCTGTACGACTGTGTGTGGGTCAAGATGCGCAAAGGCGAGACTGCCGAGTTTTCGATCCGTCCAATTGCCGTCGAAGGCGTGCTGCGGTTCGAAGAGTTTGCCGATATGGATGGTACCACCCGGGCTATCTATCTGTTGGAACAAGGGTCCGTTGATTGA
- a CDS encoding DUF2202 domain-containing protein — MTSKQFFVLAILFMLSWGSLCWAQPDEGKEGVSVTTEQSNEPVQTKTLGQLSEQELEDLLWMVEEERLAHDVYVKLGSKWPLRMYDNISSAEKVHIASLSNLLKNYGVDVSSLGNQSGMFTHSEIQGLYSELVERGEKTLEDAIAVGLLIEEMDIADLSKRIKRTDKKDIKQVYQFLQMGSRNHLRAFSRQAAFRNVEYVPQHLSQKEFDDIVRGSHERGRPGRGRRGF, encoded by the coding sequence ATGACTTCAAAGCAATTTTTCGTGCTGGCTATTCTGTTCATGCTGTCCTGGGGAAGCCTGTGCTGGGCACAACCCGACGAGGGGAAAGAAGGTGTATCAGTCACAACGGAACAATCTAATGAGCCAGTCCAAACCAAGACTCTAGGACAACTCTCCGAGCAAGAACTGGAAGACTTGCTTTGGATGGTCGAAGAGGAGAGGCTAGCCCATGACGTCTATGTGAAATTAGGCAGCAAATGGCCTTTGAGGATGTATGACAATATTTCAAGTGCAGAGAAGGTACACATCGCATCCTTGTCCAACTTGCTGAAGAACTATGGCGTTGATGTAAGTTCTCTAGGCAATCAGAGCGGCATGTTCACCCATTCGGAAATACAAGGGCTTTACTCCGAATTGGTTGAGCGTGGTGAGAAGACTCTGGAAGATGCAATAGCTGTTGGCTTACTAATTGAAGAGATGGACATCGCTGATTTATCGAAACGCATTAAACGGACGGATAAAAAGGATATCAAACAGGTCTATCAGTTTCTGCAAATGGGGTCCAGAAATCATTTGCGCGCTTTCTCTCGACAAGCTGCATTTCGAAATGTTGAGTATGTACCTCAGCACTTGAGTCAGAAAGAGTTTGATGACATTGTGCGCGGTTCACATGAAAGAGGGCGGCCTGGACGAGGACGTCGGGGATTCTAA
- a CDS encoding MBL fold metallo-hydrolase: protein MFFHQRFVPGLAIYSYIVGDEKTKEAAVIDPTRDVNDFLEIASREGLHIRHVLETHVHADFVSGSRELKARLGDGVTIHASGLGGKEWTPPYADHVVKNSEEISLGSIRLKAIHTPGHTLEHLSWALFDESRSSDTPWLIFTGDFVFVGDVGRPDLLGEEARKELAHQLYRSVFETLPILPGFTEIFPGHGAGSLCGKAIGSRSSSTLGYERRFNAALVEKPEKEWIADLMDQMPLSPPYFARMKRVNKEGPPVIGPELPGQRRWSAKEVHERMCENCLIVDVRSKESFAAAHIPDAINIPFGPTLPTWAGWVLPYDRPTLIVLDRPEQMHEVTTHLLRVGFDDIQGYLEGGMDAWEVSGYPLEKSSTLSVHSLNKQLGEVTVLDVRTEKEWNGGHIEGAIHIHGGKLQENFSLVPHEKPVVVICGSGYRASIAASFLKREGYKDVANVLGGMTAWNAAGFSVEKSDGSDNSGCRTSETATTCS from the coding sequence ATGTTTTTCCATCAACGATTCGTGCCTGGACTAGCCATTTACTCTTACATTGTCGGGGATGAAAAAACCAAGGAAGCTGCCGTCATCGACCCAACTCGTGATGTCAACGACTTTCTTGAGATCGCCAGTCGTGAAGGACTGCATATCCGCCATGTGCTGGAAACCCACGTGCATGCAGACTTCGTCAGTGGATCGCGTGAATTGAAAGCACGCTTAGGAGATGGGGTCACAATTCACGCATCCGGATTGGGTGGCAAAGAGTGGACTCCTCCCTATGCAGACCACGTTGTCAAAAACAGCGAGGAGATCTCCCTGGGCAGTATTCGACTCAAAGCTATCCACACACCTGGCCACACTTTGGAGCATCTCTCGTGGGCACTCTTTGACGAATCGCGAAGCTCAGATACCCCCTGGCTGATCTTTACAGGTGATTTTGTATTTGTTGGAGATGTCGGTCGCCCAGACTTGCTAGGCGAAGAAGCTCGCAAAGAACTCGCTCACCAACTTTATCGGAGTGTCTTTGAGACACTGCCGATTCTACCAGGTTTCACTGAAATCTTTCCTGGCCATGGTGCCGGATCACTTTGTGGTAAGGCAATTGGTTCGCGTAGTTCATCGACGCTCGGGTACGAACGGCGCTTCAATGCAGCTCTGGTCGAAAAGCCAGAAAAAGAATGGATCGCCGATTTGATGGACCAGATGCCGCTTTCGCCACCGTACTTCGCGCGGATGAAACGCGTGAACAAGGAAGGTCCTCCAGTGATTGGCCCAGAACTTCCAGGACAACGTCGCTGGAGCGCCAAGGAAGTTCACGAGCGAATGTGTGAAAACTGCTTGATTGTCGATGTTCGTTCTAAAGAATCGTTTGCTGCAGCACATATACCAGACGCCATCAATATTCCTTTTGGTCCGACGCTGCCTACTTGGGCGGGTTGGGTCCTTCCCTATGACCGTCCAACATTGATTGTGCTCGATCGCCCCGAACAAATGCACGAAGTCACCACTCACCTGTTGCGGGTTGGCTTTGATGACATCCAGGGTTACTTGGAGGGCGGCATGGATGCCTGGGAAGTCAGTGGGTATCCGCTGGAAAAGTCGTCTACGCTTTCGGTCCATAGCCTCAACAAGCAGTTAGGTGAAGTGACCGTACTCGATGTCAGAACAGAGAAGGAATGGAATGGGGGCCACATTGAAGGAGCCATTCACATCCACGGCGGCAAACTGCAGGAAAACTTTTCGCTGGTGCCGCACGAAAAGCCAGTCGTCGTCATCTGTGGATCGGGCTATCGCGCATCCATTGCCGCTTCGTTTTTAAAACGAGAGGGCTACAAAGATGTCGCCAATGTACTTGGAGGCATGACCGCATGGAATGCAGCCGGTTTCTCTGTTGAAAAATCTGACGGTAGCGACAATTCGGGATGTCGAACGAGTGAAACCGCTACAACTTGTTCATGA
- a CDS encoding rhodanese-like domain-containing protein: MSYKTISPEELHDLYQQGAPIDLIDVRTPVEFREIHATPARNVPLDSLDPHMVVNGRNGNAEKPLYVICRSGSRAANACDQLVAAGYTNVVNVEGGTAAWDQLGLPVVRGKKSISLERQVRIAAGLLILVGSILGYFVNPYFIGITLFVGAGLTFAGLTDTCGMGMILAKMPWNQLKSDGPSCCTP; this comes from the coding sequence ATGAGTTACAAGACCATATCACCTGAAGAACTTCATGATTTATATCAACAGGGAGCACCTATCGATCTGATCGATGTGCGTACGCCGGTCGAGTTTCGTGAGATCCATGCTACCCCGGCTCGTAATGTACCTCTGGATTCCCTCGACCCACACATGGTCGTGAATGGCAGAAACGGCAATGCGGAAAAACCACTCTATGTGATCTGCCGCAGTGGAAGTCGTGCGGCAAATGCCTGCGATCAGCTTGTCGCGGCTGGCTACACCAATGTCGTCAATGTGGAAGGGGGTACGGCTGCCTGGGATCAATTAGGGCTACCGGTCGTTCGTGGCAAGAAATCCATTTCACTCGAACGACAGGTACGAATCGCTGCAGGATTATTGATCCTCGTAGGTTCAATCCTCGGTTACTTCGTAAACCCGTACTTTATTGGCATCACCCTATTTGTAGGTGCGGGACTCACTTTTGCTGGATTAACCGACACCTGCGGTATGGGTATGATTCTAGCGAAAATGCCTTGGAATCAATTAAAGAGTGATGGTCCATCATGTTGTACCCCTTGA
- a CDS encoding ArsR/SmtB family transcription factor — translation MATSLKKPKTIKPANMEALGRAAECLKTLAHPVRIRMVQLLLHGRYTVGELAEDCGVPDNVASEHLRLMQRCGFFHSEREGRRVYYQVAEPHLESLMACIEGRFLKGKK, via the coding sequence ATGGCAACAAGCTTGAAAAAACCGAAAACAATCAAACCTGCCAACATGGAGGCGCTGGGCCGGGCAGCAGAATGTCTTAAGACCCTCGCTCATCCTGTAAGGATTCGGATGGTGCAACTCCTACTGCATGGTCGCTATACGGTGGGTGAACTCGCCGAGGACTGCGGGGTGCCGGACAATGTTGCATCCGAGCACCTGAGACTCATGCAGCGCTGTGGCTTCTTCCACAGCGAACGCGAGGGGCGACGAGTTTATTATCAGGTCGCCGAGCCTCATCTGGAGAGCTTAATGGCCTGCATCGAAGGCAGATTCCTGAAAGGCAAGAAATAG
- a CDS encoding peroxiredoxin produces the protein MSIQVQTTIPRLNEPAPEFEAKTTHGPKKLSDYKGRWLVLFSHPSDFTPVCTTEFMAFAKAHDEFRALNCELLGLSIDSVFSHLAWINSIKEKFGVEIPFPIIEDLSMEVAHAYGMIQPGASDTSAVRTTFLIDPEGVLRAMVYYPMSNGRSIDEFLRLLKAMQTSDEHKVATPEGWKPGDDVIVPPPATAEAATERMQSQQYDCVDWYFCTKPFPNGNSNSSGGARRMETVK, from the coding sequence ATGTCCATTCAAGTTCAAACAACGATACCACGTCTCAATGAGCCAGCACCAGAGTTCGAGGCGAAGACGACTCACGGACCCAAGAAGCTTTCGGACTACAAAGGACGATGGCTTGTGTTGTTTTCGCATCCGTCCGACTTTACACCTGTCTGTACAACGGAATTCATGGCCTTCGCAAAGGCCCACGACGAGTTCCGGGCTCTAAACTGCGAGCTATTAGGACTCTCGATAGACAGCGTGTTCTCACATCTCGCCTGGATCAACAGCATCAAAGAAAAGTTTGGTGTTGAAATACCCTTTCCGATCATCGAGGACCTCTCGATGGAGGTGGCCCATGCCTACGGCATGATTCAACCGGGGGCAAGCGATACGTCCGCTGTCCGAACTACGTTTCTAATCGACCCAGAGGGCGTATTGAGGGCAATGGTGTACTACCCGATGAGCAACGGTCGTAGCATCGATGAGTTCTTGCGATTGCTTAAAGCCATGCAAACCAGTGACGAACACAAAGTCGCGACTCCTGAAGGTTGGAAACCGGGCGACGATGTTATTGTCCCTCCACCTGCCACAGCGGAAGCAGCAACAGAGCGTATGCAGAGTCAACAATACGATTGCGTCGATTGGTATTTCTGCACAAAGCCATTCCCGAATGGGAACTCTAATTCCTCAGGTGGAGCTCGCCGTATGGAGACCGTCAAATGA
- a CDS encoding efflux RND transporter periplasmic adaptor subunit, whose product MMISHWEPFRRWTWRLLKIVMLLGLGIVLFYWFRFSPIAVIEHKVVAGPILSEVMGTGTLEARVSTTISPKISGRIEEVLFDQGDEVQTGDLLVRLDDAELMQQVAIAKANLDASQSAITRLEADKSRANAVVIQARKLNQRRQELLPSRAVSQEEVDAAVESLGVAEAGLSRAEAAITEGQKELVAAEKTLEYHRARLADTRITAPFDGLIVRRYRESGDVVVPGSAILSLISKNELWISAWVDETEMESIKPDQPARVVFRSAPNSFYVGSVARLGREADRETREFIVDVRVLELPSNWAVGQRAEVFIESARKESAILLPPRFIELRDMQPGVFLNDNGYARWQPVELGLRSPALVEVTKGLAVDQTIVIPQDGTFRLRDGRRINLP is encoded by the coding sequence ATGATGATTAGCCACTGGGAACCATTTAGGCGATGGACATGGCGACTCTTGAAAATTGTCATGCTTCTAGGTCTCGGAATTGTCTTGTTTTATTGGTTTCGGTTCTCACCAATTGCTGTCATTGAACACAAAGTCGTTGCGGGACCAATTCTTTCGGAGGTGATGGGAACCGGGACTCTGGAGGCCCGAGTATCGACAACGATAAGCCCCAAGATTTCCGGAAGGATCGAAGAAGTGTTATTCGACCAGGGAGATGAAGTCCAGACCGGAGACTTGCTCGTTCGCCTGGATGATGCCGAACTAATGCAGCAAGTCGCGATTGCCAAGGCAAACTTGGACGCCTCCCAGTCAGCGATAACGCGGCTTGAAGCGGACAAGAGCCGAGCCAATGCCGTCGTTATTCAAGCCAGAAAACTGAATCAACGTCGGCAAGAACTCTTGCCAAGTCGAGCTGTTAGCCAGGAAGAGGTTGACGCTGCGGTGGAGTCCTTGGGTGTTGCCGAAGCAGGATTATCTCGTGCTGAGGCTGCCATCACCGAGGGACAAAAGGAGTTGGTCGCAGCCGAAAAAACTCTGGAGTATCACCGAGCTCGTCTGGCGGATACGCGAATCACGGCTCCATTCGACGGGTTAATCGTCCGGCGTTACCGCGAGTCGGGTGACGTTGTCGTGCCAGGTAGTGCGATTCTTTCCTTGATTTCAAAGAACGAACTCTGGATCAGTGCCTGGGTCGACGAAACGGAAATGGAATCAATCAAACCCGACCAGCCTGCTCGCGTCGTGTTTCGTTCTGCCCCGAATAGTTTCTATGTGGGAAGCGTGGCTCGTTTGGGGCGAGAGGCAGACCGCGAGACGCGTGAGTTCATCGTCGACGTGCGAGTGTTGGAGTTGCCAAGCAACTGGGCCGTGGGACAACGGGCAGAAGTGTTCATCGAATCCGCCCGTAAAGAATCTGCAATACTTCTACCCCCCAGGTTCATCGAACTACGAGACATGCAGCCAGGAGTGTTCTTGAATGACAATGGCTATGCCCGGTGGCAACCTGTTGAACTTGGACTCCGCAGCCCTGCACTTGTGGAGGTTACCAAAGGATTGGCCGTTGACCAAACGATAGTGATTCCCCAGGATGGAACTTTCCGCTTGCGCGACGGCCGGAGAATTAACCTCCCATGA
- a CDS encoding DUF4190 domain-containing protein: protein MSTSESMTDFSAADSESGEFEYRALSTSAIAAAIFGVLSPLTIFAGRDSLESALMLSPIPLVGLVVGLRALASIREMPDQLSGRNLAWVGVVLSALGLVGGLSYAGFVHATEVPPDATRSSFQEFRPDDQQIAAGNFIPKEVQALDGKRVFIKGFMRADSTPVRHNVRRFLLVRDNNQCCFGDMSNLKYYDQVLVKFADNVTADYSTGLFRIAGTLHINPENAVRGANYPVYTLEADYVR, encoded by the coding sequence ATGTCAACTTCCGAATCAATGACAGATTTCTCTGCCGCGGACAGCGAGAGTGGCGAGTTCGAATATCGTGCCTTGAGTACTAGCGCGATTGCTGCCGCCATTTTTGGTGTCTTGTCACCTTTGACTATCTTTGCGGGCCGTGATAGTTTGGAATCCGCCTTGATGCTATCCCCGATTCCTCTGGTGGGTCTCGTGGTGGGCCTTCGTGCTCTTGCCTCCATTCGTGAGATGCCAGACCAACTGAGTGGGCGGAATTTGGCATGGGTCGGCGTGGTACTTTCCGCACTCGGACTGGTCGGTGGCCTCAGCTATGCCGGTTTTGTCCACGCGACGGAAGTTCCACCAGACGCAACGCGTTCTTCCTTTCAAGAGTTTCGTCCCGACGACCAGCAGATTGCGGCCGGGAATTTTATCCCCAAGGAGGTACAAGCCTTAGATGGTAAGCGAGTGTTTATCAAGGGTTTCATGCGTGCCGATTCTACTCCGGTCCGTCACAATGTCCGCCGCTTTCTCTTGGTTCGCGACAACAATCAGTGCTGCTTCGGTGACATGTCGAACCTCAAGTACTATGACCAGGTGCTGGTCAAATTTGCGGATAATGTGACGGCCGACTATTCGACAGGACTATTTCGCATTGCCGGCACTCTGCATATTAACCCGGAGAATGCAGTGCGCGGTGCTAATTACCCAGTCTACACCTTGGAGGCTGACTACGTGCGATGA
- a CDS encoding ABC transporter permease gives MSFWKIAWRNMCQRALASSLTGLSMALGVALMILVIVIHDVTIEQFENDAQGYHLIVGGSKGGDLQLVMTTVFHLGRPLYPIPYSYYKKFTEGEFAQYTNVAVPYCLGDSYQGGDQQFRVVATTPDLFDRLPYGANPDGSDKLYEFREGRNFQTDHFFEAVIGSTVARKTGLKVGDKFQPTHGMSAAGDKHTEFTVVGILAHTGTANDRAIFANIEGFYLLEGHAFTPEEGEQAHVSVDKLDKEHIDPDDPNYGMKPLPESQREVTSILVNCKDELAPMSLDYEINKKDKGRVAQAVAPGGVVTRLLEGIVGPVRIILMVLTVLIIVVAGISILVSIYNSMSERSHDIAVMRALGASRTAVMGIILAESILLSLLGGLAGVLLGHAVLGIIGPYVEEHTGVALRFWDFNWKESLLIPGLVIFASLVGFLPALTAYRTDVGRTLGGAR, from the coding sequence ATGAGTTTCTGGAAAATTGCCTGGCGAAATATGTGTCAACGAGCGCTCGCTTCCTCGCTGACGGGGTTATCGATGGCGTTGGGCGTGGCGCTGATGATTCTGGTGATCGTGATTCATGATGTCACCATCGAGCAGTTCGAGAACGATGCCCAAGGGTACCATCTGATCGTCGGTGGCAGTAAAGGTGGTGACCTGCAACTGGTGATGACCACCGTATTTCATCTTGGCAGGCCGCTTTATCCAATACCCTACAGCTACTACAAGAAATTTACTGAGGGAGAATTTGCCCAGTACACCAACGTTGCCGTGCCCTATTGTCTGGGAGACAGTTACCAGGGAGGTGACCAACAATTCCGAGTCGTTGCTACGACGCCTGATCTGTTCGACAGACTTCCCTACGGAGCCAACCCCGACGGTAGCGACAAGCTATACGAATTTCGAGAGGGGCGCAATTTCCAAACCGACCATTTTTTCGAGGCAGTTATCGGGTCAACCGTCGCCCGAAAGACGGGACTCAAAGTCGGCGACAAATTCCAGCCGACTCATGGCATGAGCGCGGCGGGGGACAAGCATACGGAGTTCACAGTCGTGGGTATCCTGGCCCATACGGGAACCGCCAACGATCGGGCCATATTTGCCAATATCGAAGGATTTTATCTGCTCGAAGGACACGCCTTCACACCCGAGGAAGGTGAGCAGGCACATGTCTCGGTAGACAAGTTGGACAAAGAACATATCGACCCCGACGATCCCAACTATGGAATGAAACCGCTACCCGAGTCACAGCGCGAAGTGACTTCCATTCTGGTCAACTGCAAAGATGAATTGGCCCCGATGTCTCTAGATTATGAAATCAACAAAAAAGATAAAGGGCGTGTTGCCCAGGCTGTTGCCCCGGGTGGAGTTGTTACACGATTGTTGGAAGGAATCGTCGGTCCGGTGCGAATTATTTTGATGGTGCTCACCGTGTTAATCATCGTGGTAGCCGGTATCAGCATCCTGGTAAGCATTTACAACTCAATGAGCGAGCGGAGTCACGACATAGCTGTCATGCGTGCCCTGGGGGCCAGCCGCACCGCCGTGATGGGGATCATCCTTGCTGAGTCGATTCTGCTGTCATTGCTCGGAGGACTCGCGGGTGTACTCTTGGGGCATGCCGTGCTGGGAATTATTGGCCCCTACGTCGAAGAACACACGGGTGTCGCGTTGCGATTTTGGGATTTCAACTGGAAAGAGAGTCTGTTGATTCCTGGATTGGTGATCTTCGCCTCGCTGGTAGGCTTCCTGCCCGCGTTGACAGCCTATCGCACGGACGTTGGCCGGACTCTAGGCGGGGCACGTTAG
- a CDS encoding sulfite exporter TauE/SafE family protein: MLYPLSILFGVCIGFALGLTGGGGSLLAVPLLVYGLSMAPREAFGVSLAAVGATALVGVIPRIRAGQVEIGTGFLFAIAGMVGAPVGTWIAGRIPEAILLAMFSLLMLIVAARMWSKSAQPEMLGPVCDSQGRRPACERTVDGNLKLTSRCAFVLLLVGMSTGVLSGMFGVGGGFVIVPALVLFSGMPIHKAVATSLLVIVMVSISGVASHFAAGRGISLEITGLFALGGVLGMTLGGEVAKRLPATILQKVFATAIVVVAVFIVSKTFI, from the coding sequence ATGTTGTACCCCTTGAGCATACTTTTTGGAGTTTGTATCGGATTTGCCCTAGGTCTGACCGGTGGCGGTGGCTCCCTGTTGGCTGTGCCGCTCCTGGTCTACGGGCTGTCAATGGCTCCCAGGGAAGCCTTTGGGGTTTCGCTGGCAGCAGTGGGGGCGACCGCACTCGTAGGAGTCATCCCTCGGATTCGGGCAGGACAAGTTGAAATAGGGACAGGATTTCTGTTTGCGATTGCAGGTATGGTAGGTGCTCCCGTTGGGACCTGGATAGCTGGCAGAATTCCTGAAGCGATTCTGCTTGCAATGTTCTCTCTGCTCATGCTGATCGTAGCTGCCAGAATGTGGAGCAAGTCGGCACAGCCGGAAATGCTGGGACCGGTTTGCGACAGTCAAGGGCGCCGTCCAGCCTGCGAACGGACCGTCGATGGAAACCTCAAGCTCACTTCTCGGTGCGCATTCGTGCTGCTATTAGTAGGCATGTCAACAGGAGTCTTGTCCGGCATGTTTGGCGTGGGGGGAGGATTTGTGATTGTGCCTGCACTGGTTCTCTTTAGCGGCATGCCAATTCATAAAGCCGTGGCCACGTCACTTCTTGTGATTGTGATGGTGAGTATTTCGGGTGTCGCTTCCCACTTTGCAGCGGGACGTGGCATTTCATTAGAAATCACGGGATTGTTCGCATTAGGAGGTGTTCTTGGAATGACTCTCGGCGGAGAAGTCGCTAAACGGCTTCCTGCCACTATATTACAAAAAGTATTTGCGACGGCCATCGTGGTAGTCGCCGTATTCATCGTCAGCAAGACTTTTATTTAA